One part of the Brevundimonas subvibrioides ATCC 15264 genome encodes these proteins:
- the flaF gene encoding flagellar biosynthesis regulator FlaF, which translates to MMLKAYAQASTRTETPREMEYRLFGQVTRALMHAATVDPSDVKTRIDALDWNRRLWSVLATDCSDPSNQLNTPLRAQIISISLFVGRHSSAIMRGEEDFEALIDINRSIMQGLAPQGQPAA; encoded by the coding sequence CTGATGCTGAAGGCATACGCACAGGCGTCGACGCGGACGGAGACGCCGCGGGAGATGGAATACCGGCTGTTCGGTCAGGTCACACGCGCGCTGATGCACGCCGCGACCGTCGACCCCAGCGACGTGAAGACCCGCATCGACGCCCTGGACTGGAACCGGCGGCTCTGGTCGGTCCTGGCCACGGATTGCTCGGATCCGTCGAACCAGCTGAACACGCCGCTGCGGGCGCAGATCATTTCGATCAGCCTGTTCGTCGGACGGCACTCCTCGGCCATCATGCGCGGCGAAGAGGACTTCGAGGCCCTGATCGACATCAACCGCTCGATCATGCAGGGCCTTGCCCCGCAGGGCCAGCCGGCCGCCTAG
- a CDS encoding exopolysaccharide biosynthesis protein, translating to MSLTVTSTGRPVRFSDTLERLGTHGGEKLFLGEIVEAFGERAFGAVMLLFAIVNMLPWPPGGTTLTGAPLLFLSAELAWGRDTLWLPNWLGRASVGRETFRKLSGRLMKLIRFSEALARPRLYFMTGRLGQALIGFACLILSAILVLPVFGGNLIPAIAIGFFALGIMQRDGLAVLLGWITTGITVAVLVFAWNLVVAGFRLGFDWFGQVF from the coding sequence ATGAGCCTGACGGTGACCTCGACCGGCCGACCTGTCCGCTTCTCCGATACGCTGGAGCGGCTGGGCACCCATGGCGGCGAGAAACTGTTTCTCGGCGAGATCGTCGAGGCCTTCGGCGAGCGGGCGTTCGGTGCGGTCATGCTGCTGTTCGCCATCGTCAACATGCTGCCCTGGCCCCCCGGCGGCACGACGCTGACGGGGGCTCCTCTTCTGTTCCTGTCTGCCGAACTGGCCTGGGGGCGCGATACGCTGTGGCTGCCGAACTGGCTCGGGCGCGCCTCGGTCGGGCGCGAGACCTTCCGCAAACTCAGCGGCCGCCTGATGAAGCTGATCCGCTTCAGCGAGGCGCTGGCCCGTCCACGCCTGTACTTCATGACCGGCCGCCTCGGTCAGGCACTGATCGGGTTCGCGTGTCTGATCCTGTCGGCCATCCTGGTGCTGCCGGTGTTCGGGGGAAACCTGATCCCCGCCATCGCGATCGGATTCTTCGCCCTCGGCATCATGCAGCGGGACGGTCTGGCCGTGCTGCTGGGCTGGATCACGACCGGAATCACCGTGGCTGTGCTGGTCTTCGCCTGGAACCTGGTCGTGGCCGGCTTCCGGCTGGGCTTCGACTGGTTTGGACAGGTCTTCTGA
- a CDS encoding exopolysaccharide biosynthesis protein, protein MPDYDFQSDQRPFSTVLDDIGAKDDPKLYLGELINAFGERGFGALMVFFGLINAIASPIPGSTTILGAPLLLICLHLVIRRDQLWMPAWALSRSIPRDSYRTTIGKVRKPLTQVERLSRPRFSVMSNEVSEVLIGVVTSLLTVIIMLPIFGGNLFPSLFVALFGFGLMQRDGALIGAAWLGVAGFGVFVWAAWSLIVAAFQTSLHWFHQLV, encoded by the coding sequence ATGCCCGATTATGACTTTCAGAGCGACCAGCGCCCGTTCTCGACGGTGCTCGACGACATCGGGGCCAAGGACGACCCGAAACTGTATCTGGGCGAACTGATCAACGCGTTCGGAGAGCGCGGTTTCGGCGCGCTGATGGTGTTCTTCGGTCTGATCAACGCGATCGCATCGCCCATCCCCGGTTCGACGACGATCCTGGGAGCCCCGCTCCTGCTGATCTGCCTGCATCTGGTGATCCGGCGCGACCAGTTGTGGATGCCCGCCTGGGCCCTGAGCCGGAGCATTCCACGCGACAGCTACCGCACCACCATCGGAAAGGTGCGCAAGCCCCTGACTCAGGTCGAGCGCCTGTCGCGCCCTCGCTTCAGCGTCATGAGCAACGAGGTGTCCGAAGTCCTGATCGGTGTGGTCACCAGTCTTCTGACCGTCATCATCATGCTGCCGATCTTCGGCGGCAACCTGTTCCCGTCCCTGTTCGTCGCCCTGTTCGGGTTCGGCCTGATGCAGCGGGACGGGGCGCTGATCGGCGCCGCCTGGCTGGGCGTCGCGGGTTTCGGGGTCTTCGTCTGGGCGGCCTGGAGCCTGATCGTGGCGGCGTTCCAGACCTCATTGCACTGGTTCCACCAGCTCGTGTGA
- a CDS encoding tetratricopeptide repeat protein, with protein MTHVTPSPADLAPSELALGHMAVAQGSAGDSASPAAIRRLSHALAGKGPSAKAQRKAIDTLKAAVAAIRVGDYATATRRCLSVLQADEHNGLAWHVLAISREKEGHLSDALNAYDSALCLLPEDPAIAHDLARLAQRLGHLDIAEKLLLKFLAVEPGHVEGTNNLACVLRDQKRYTEAVDRLRDLIQIEQDSPTLWNTLGTVLSDQGQMKESLTFFDEALRLDPAFAKARYNRANVLQPLGQPDRALADLDEALPGAETPYERAMMRMARAMTLMGMGRLKDGFEEYEVRLDPEMPEAMHVAVDAPRWDPATQDIAGKRLLVVGEQGIADEMVFGGCLPDVIEAVGPTGKVFIAVEARLVDLYQRSFPTAVVGAHRAVRLEGRLTRYCPFMEQIGETEGKADAWTPMASLCAVYRRDLSAFPDRDGYLMPDPVKVARWKSELEALGPGLKVGLHWKSLVLTGVRARYFSSFERWKPVLTAPGCIMVNLQCGDVTEDLAAAEAAGVRIWTPPMDLKDDLDDLAALSCALDLVVGPGIAGTNIAAAAGARTWLIHAPDDWHLLATDRYPFYPRVRTFATGGFDGWPRAIGAVRAALENEVGNAA; from the coding sequence ATGACCCACGTCACCCCCTCCCCCGCCGATCTGGCCCCTTCCGAGCTGGCGCTCGGTCACATGGCGGTGGCCCAGGGATCGGCCGGCGATTCGGCCTCGCCGGCCGCCATCCGCCGCCTGTCGCATGCGCTGGCCGGCAAGGGGCCCAGCGCCAAGGCCCAGCGAAAGGCCATCGACACCCTGAAGGCCGCCGTGGCCGCGATCCGGGTCGGCGACTATGCGACCGCCACGCGCCGCTGCCTGTCCGTGCTGCAGGCGGACGAGCACAACGGCCTCGCCTGGCACGTCCTGGCCATCTCGCGCGAGAAGGAAGGTCACCTCTCCGACGCCCTCAACGCCTACGATTCGGCCCTGTGCCTGCTGCCCGAAGACCCGGCGATCGCCCACGATCTGGCGCGTCTGGCCCAGCGGCTGGGGCACCTCGACATCGCCGAAAAGCTTCTGCTGAAGTTTCTGGCGGTGGAGCCCGGCCACGTCGAGGGCACCAACAACCTGGCCTGCGTGCTCCGCGACCAGAAGCGCTACACCGAGGCCGTCGACCGGCTGCGCGACCTGATCCAGATCGAGCAGGACAGCCCCACGCTGTGGAACACGCTCGGCACCGTGCTGAGCGATCAGGGCCAGATGAAGGAATCGCTGACCTTCTTCGACGAGGCGCTGCGGCTGGACCCCGCCTTCGCCAAGGCTCGCTACAACCGGGCCAACGTCCTGCAGCCGCTGGGACAGCCGGACCGCGCCCTCGCCGATCTGGATGAGGCGCTGCCGGGGGCCGAAACTCCCTACGAGCGGGCCATGATGCGGATGGCGCGCGCCATGACCCTGATGGGCATGGGCCGGCTGAAGGATGGTTTCGAGGAATACGAGGTCCGGCTGGACCCCGAAATGCCCGAGGCCATGCATGTGGCGGTCGATGCGCCCCGCTGGGATCCCGCGACCCAGGACATCGCGGGCAAGCGCCTGCTGGTGGTCGGCGAGCAGGGCATCGCCGACGAGATGGTCTTCGGGGGGTGCCTGCCCGACGTCATCGAGGCCGTCGGACCGACCGGCAAGGTCTTCATCGCCGTCGAGGCCCGGCTGGTGGACCTGTACCAGCGCAGCTTCCCCACGGCCGTGGTCGGTGCCCACCGGGCCGTGCGGCTGGAGGGCCGGCTGACCCGCTACTGCCCGTTCATGGAGCAGATCGGCGAGACCGAGGGTAAGGCCGACGCCTGGACGCCCATGGCCAGCCTGTGCGCCGTCTATCGCCGGGACCTGTCCGCCTTCCCGGATCGCGACGGCTATCTGATGCCCGACCCGGTCAAGGTCGCGCGCTGGAAGTCCGAGCTGGAGGCGCTCGGGCCAGGCCTGAAGGTCGGCCTGCACTGGAAGAGCCTGGTCCTGACCGGCGTGCGGGCGCGCTACTTCTCCAGCTTCGAGCGGTGGAAGCCGGTCCTGACGGCACCGGGCTGCATCATGGTCAATCTGCAGTGCGGGGACGTGACCGAGGATCTGGCGGCGGCCGAGGCGGCGGGCGTCAGGATCTGGACCCCGCCGATGGACCTGAAGGACGACCTGGACGATCTCGCCGCGCTCTCCTGTGCGCTGGACCTGGTGGTCGGGCCGGGCATCGCGGGCACCAATATCGCGGCGGCGGCCGGGGCCAGAACCTGGCTGATCCATGCACCCGACGACTGGCACCTGCTGGCGACCGACCGCTACCCCTTCTACCCCCGCGTCCGGACCTTCGCGACCGGTGGCTTCGACGGGTGGCCGCGGGCGATCGGGGCGGTGCGCGCAGCGCTCGAAAACGAGGTCGGGAACGCCGCCTGA
- the flbT gene encoding flagellar biosynthesis repressor FlbT — MPLKLSLKPGEKFVLNGAVVQNGDRRGVLILQNKASVLREKDIMQLEEVTTPAKRIYFPVMMMYLDESAAPKVYDEFVTRLSEFMGATRNPIAMADCVACSKHVLAREYYKALMAARKLVDYEESLA; from the coding sequence ATGCCGTTGAAGCTGTCGCTGAAGCCCGGAGAAAAGTTCGTCCTGAACGGCGCTGTCGTTCAGAACGGCGATCGCCGTGGCGTGCTGATCCTGCAGAACAAGGCCTCTGTCCTGCGCGAAAAGGACATCATGCAGCTGGAGGAGGTCACGACCCCCGCCAAGCGCATCTATTTCCCCGTCATGATGATGTATCTGGACGAAAGCGCCGCGCCCAAGGTGTACGACGAGTTCGTCACCCGCCTGTCCGAATTCATGGGCGCGACCCGCAATCCGATCGCCATGGCCGACTGCGTCGCCTGCTCCAAGCATGTTCTGGCGCGCGAATACTACAAGGCCCTGATGGCCGCCCGGAAACTGGTGGACTACGAGGAAAGTCTGGCCTGA
- a CDS encoding flagellin yields MANSVNTNLGALIALQNLNATNVELSATQSRINTGKKVANAKDNGAIWAIAQGQRADIGALGAVKGSLDRGVSAVDVGLAAGESISDLLIQLKEKALAATDKSLSTSSRSALNEDFKAIRDQITTVANNADFNGINLLKTGATGFAALANAAGTATLTVGAEVLALGSTNVTVTATTTIGTSTLATTALGLVNASIDKVSGALARLGTKSKALETHRTFVGKLTDALESGVGNLVDADLAKESAKLQSLQTKQQLGVQALGIANQSPQVLLSLFR; encoded by the coding sequence ATGGCCAACTCGGTCAACACAAATCTCGGCGCCCTCATCGCGCTGCAAAATCTGAACGCCACCAACGTCGAACTGTCGGCGACCCAATCCCGGATCAACACCGGCAAGAAGGTCGCCAACGCCAAGGACAACGGGGCCATCTGGGCGATCGCCCAGGGCCAACGGGCCGATATCGGCGCCCTGGGGGCGGTCAAAGGCTCGCTCGACCGCGGCGTATCGGCGGTGGACGTGGGCCTGGCGGCCGGTGAGAGCATTTCGGATCTTCTGATCCAACTGAAGGAGAAGGCCCTGGCGGCGACGGACAAGTCGCTGTCGACGTCATCGAGGAGCGCCCTGAACGAGGACTTCAAGGCCATCCGCGACCAGATCACCACGGTTGCCAACAACGCCGATTTCAACGGGATCAACCTGCTGAAGACCGGCGCGACCGGTTTCGCGGCTCTGGCCAACGCGGCGGGCACAGCGACCCTGACGGTCGGCGCCGAGGTGCTGGCCCTGGGGTCCACGAACGTCACCGTCACGGCGACCACGACCATCGGCACCTCGACCCTGGCCACCACAGCCCTGGGTCTGGTGAACGCCTCCATCGACAAGGTCTCGGGCGCCCTGGCGCGTCTGGGCACCAAGTCGAAGGCGCTGGAGACCCATCGTACCTTCGTCGGGAAACTGACGGACGCGCTGGAATCCGGTGTCGGCAATCTGGTGGACGCCGATCTGGCGAAGGAAAGCGCCAAGCTCCAGTCGCTGCAGACCAAGCAGCAGCTGGGCGTTCAGGCTCTGGGCATCGCCAACCAGTCGCCTCAGGTTCTTCTGAGCCTGTTCCGCTAA